A genome region from Coffea arabica cultivar ET-39 chromosome 7e, Coffea Arabica ET-39 HiFi, whole genome shotgun sequence includes the following:
- the LOC140011495 gene encoding uncharacterized protein isoform X3 encodes MFYFASFCFGNFSCASVLPLVAPLYVENFELPLEFVHERLKTKTFLVHIKSVQTQLADARQHYTVIKYSETIDIATSVQLAGKLMTAGEANGSSKVCLRLAGKFDDTDNVEGDES; translated from the exons atgttttattttg CATCATTTTGTTTTGGGAATTTTAGCTGTGCTTCAGTTCTGCCGTTAGTTGCTCCTCTATACGTAGAG AATTTTGAACTTCCTCTTGAATTTGTTCATGAGCGACTCAAAACAAAGACATTTCTGGTGCATATCAAATCAGTGCAAACACAATTAGCAGATGCAAGGCAGCACTACACAGTGATAAAGTATTCCGAAACTATTGACATTGCCACTTCTGTCCAGTTAGCAG GGAAACTCATGACTGCAGGAGAAGCCAATGGTTCTTCAAAAGTTTGCCTTCGACTTGCTGGAAAGTTTGATGATACAGATAATGTGGAAGGAGATGAATCTTAA
- the LOC140011495 gene encoding uncharacterized protein isoform X1, with amino-acid sequence MPLKVDWWEKLINFMFYFASFCFGNFSCASVLPLVAPLYVENFELPLEFVHERLKTKTFLVHIKSVQTQLADARQHYTVIKYSETIDIATSVQLAGKLMTAGEANGSSKVCLRLAGKFDDTDNVEGDES; translated from the exons ATGCCCTTGAAAGTAGACTG GTGGGAAAAGTTgataaatttcatgttttattttg CATCATTTTGTTTTGGGAATTTTAGCTGTGCTTCAGTTCTGCCGTTAGTTGCTCCTCTATACGTAGAG AATTTTGAACTTCCTCTTGAATTTGTTCATGAGCGACTCAAAACAAAGACATTTCTGGTGCATATCAAATCAGTGCAAACACAATTAGCAGATGCAAGGCAGCACTACACAGTGATAAAGTATTCCGAAACTATTGACATTGCCACTTCTGTCCAGTTAGCAG GGAAACTCATGACTGCAGGAGAAGCCAATGGTTCTTCAAAAGTTTGCCTTCGACTTGCTGGAAAGTTTGATGATACAGATAATGTGGAAGGAGATGAATCTTAA
- the LOC140011495 gene encoding uncharacterized protein isoform X2 translates to MPLKVDWWEKLINFMFYFASFCFGNFSCASVLPLVAPLYVENFELPLEFVHERLKTKTFLVHIKSVQTQLADARQHYTVIKYSETIDIATSVQLAANCRETHDCRRSQWFFKSLPSTCWKV, encoded by the exons ATGCCCTTGAAAGTAGACTG GTGGGAAAAGTTgataaatttcatgttttattttg CATCATTTTGTTTTGGGAATTTTAGCTGTGCTTCAGTTCTGCCGTTAGTTGCTCCTCTATACGTAGAG AATTTTGAACTTCCTCTTGAATTTGTTCATGAGCGACTCAAAACAAAGACATTTCTGGTGCATATCAAATCAGTGCAAACACAATTAGCAGATGCAAGGCAGCACTACACAGTGATAAAGTATTCCGAAACTATTGACATTGCCACTTCTGTCCAGTTAGCAG CAAATTGTAGGGAAACTCATGACTGCAGGAGAAGCCAATGGTTCTTCAAAAGTTTGCCTTCGACTTGCTGGAAAGTTTGA